A genomic region of Pyrus communis chromosome 14, drPyrComm1.1, whole genome shotgun sequence contains the following coding sequences:
- the LOC137716262 gene encoding transcription initiation factor TFIID subunit 4b-like isoform X1 — MKILQPSHTLVTVQVSVQKRTPRMLSRSIDATQLKDPHSLEVHPRGANSPTDPSHITPSTVQVQTDSRHPVASDQERECSSVPTQVFNKPQKQQQQLHYSESSLIMHGNAGGTFHPYSGTRVNTSALPVKQQPFDAQPRQSLQHQSMGSAQSGGEAHGMNIMSMSKMGSQNSMNDPSRLEGGSCSHLNNNATLEQNPVPCKSSNKEQSSNPLSSMAYVKQGSFDQTIRQQHNLSLPDSLGLPSVSAALLEQGNASSGIPMNEVLEKASRLGASTSVSIAPSSSKSTLPPISVSPSIIMQVNPSVSLGPQVTSGTSPSGARKKTLPKKRSLGQNKPLETLGSSPSQSSKKQKVSGTFVDIAELNDVTSVSGVNLEEEEELLLSGPKKHSKASEASGKFVQEEEEGLILQKAPLQKKIGEIMVKCGLKSVRHDVERCLSMCVEERMRRLINNLIRLSKQWVDAEKSRHHTITTSDVRQQIIDLNQKPREERKEKPAEAAKLWKLNETNKKDNDKMRTAAANVAALAAVGGDDMFSKWKLMAQARKQRDGEIDAASRAQPVQGVKKGVAAAATSRKAGSNQVTTTHTRMVRSISVKDMIVVLEREPQMSKSTLLYRLHERIQSDTANASSN, encoded by the exons ATGAAAATCTTGCAACCTAGTCATACACTGGTTACTGTACAGGTCTCAGTGCAGAAACGTACTCCAAGGATGCTATCTCGTAGTATAGATGCCACACAGTTGAAGGATCCTCATTCACTTGAAGTTCATCCGAGAGGTGCCAATTCTCCCACTGACCCATCACACATTACCCCTTCAACAGTTCAGGTGCAGACTGATTCAAGGCATCCAGTAGCTTCGGATCAAGAAAGGGAGTGCTCCTCAGTTCCTACGCAAGTATTTAACAAGCCACAGAAACAGCAACAACAATTGCACTATTCAGAGTCATCACTTATTATGCATGGAAATGCTGGTGGTACTTTTCACCCGTATTCAGGGACAAGGGTCAATACTTCTGCATTGCCTGTCAAACAGCAACCTTTTGATGCACAACCAAGGCAAAGTCTACAACATCAAAGCATGGGTTCTGCTCAGTCAGGTGGGGAAGCACATGGAATGAACATCATGAGTATGTCCAAAATGGGGAGTCAAAATTCTATGAATGACCCTAGTAGACTGGAAGGTGGATCTTGTTCTCACTTGAACAATAATGCTACTTTAGAACAGAATCCCGTTCCTTGTAAATCGTCAAATAAAGAGCAGAGTTCCAATCCCTTGTCATCAATGGCATATGTCAAACAGGGATCATTTGATCAGACTATTAGGCAGCAACACAACCTCTCATTGCCTGATTCACTGGGATTGCCTTCTGTTTCTGCTGCACTACTTGAACAGGGAAATGCATCATCTGGAATTCCAATGAATGAAGTCTTAGAGAAGGCTTCTAGATTAGGCGCTTCAACATCTGTAAGCATTGCTCCTTCATCATCTAAAAGCACATTGCCCCCAATTTCTGTTTCTCCTTCCATCATAATGCAAGTCAATCCTAGTGTCTCG TTGGGCCCTCAGGTAACATCTGGAACCTCGCCTTCTGGGGCTCGTAAGAAAACCCTTCCAAAAAAACGTTCTCTTGGCCAAAACAAGCCACTCGAAACACTTGGTTCATCACCGTCGCAATCaag TAAGAAGCAAAAAGTATCTGGGACCTTTGTGGATATCGCAGAACTGAATGATGTCACTTCTGTCAGTGGAGTCAATCTCGAG gaagaggaagagcttCTACTTTCAGGGCCCAAGAAGCATAGTAAAGCTTCAGAAGCCTCTGGAAAATTTGtgcaagaagaagaggaagggctGATTTTGCAGAAGGCTCCATTGCAGAAAAAGATAGGGGAAATCA TGGTCAAATGCGGTTTGAAAAGTGTACGACACGATGTAGAGCGATGCTTGTCAATG TGTGTTGAGGAAAGGATGAGGAGGCTTATAAATAATTTGATCCGACTGTCAAAGCag TGGGTTGATGCTGAAAAATCAAGACACCACACTATTACTACTTCTGATGTTCGCCAACAAATTATTGATCTCAATCAGAAGCCTAGGGAAGAACGGAAAGAGAAGCCGGCTGAGGCAGCAAAGCTCTGGAAGCTTAATGAA ACAAACAAAAAGGACAATGACAAAATGAGGACAGCAGCAGCAAATGTTGCTGCCCTTGCGGCTGTTGGGGGAGATGACATGTTCTCAAAATGGAAACTTATGGCACAAGCACGGAAACAACGTGATGGTGAGATTGATGCAGCATCTAGAGCCCAGCCAGTTCAAGGTGTAAAAAAGGGTGTTGCTGCAGCTG CTACTTCCAGAAAAGCCGGAAGTAACCAAGTTACCACGACTCACACAAGGATGGTTCGTAGTATATCAGTCAAGGATATGATTGTTGTCTTGGAAAGGGAACCTCAGATGTCGAAGTCCACTCTGCTGTATCGGTTGCATGAGAGAATCCAATCCGACACTGCTAACGCTTCgtcaaattga
- the LOC137716262 gene encoding transcription initiation factor TFIID subunit 4b-like isoform X2 has translation MLSRSIDATQLKDPHSLEVHPRGANSPTDPSHITPSTVQVQTDSRHPVASDQERECSSVPTQVFNKPQKQQQQLHYSESSLIMHGNAGGTFHPYSGTRVNTSALPVKQQPFDAQPRQSLQHQSMGSAQSGGEAHGMNIMSMSKMGSQNSMNDPSRLEGGSCSHLNNNATLEQNPVPCKSSNKEQSSNPLSSMAYVKQGSFDQTIRQQHNLSLPDSLGLPSVSAALLEQGNASSGIPMNEVLEKASRLGASTSVSIAPSSSKSTLPPISVSPSIIMQVNPSVSLGPQVTSGTSPSGARKKTLPKKRSLGQNKPLETLGSSPSQSSKKQKVSGTFVDIAELNDVTSVSGVNLEEEEELLLSGPKKHSKASEASGKFVQEEEEGLILQKAPLQKKIGEIMVKCGLKSVRHDVERCLSMCVEERMRRLINNLIRLSKQWVDAEKSRHHTITTSDVRQQIIDLNQKPREERKEKPAEAAKLWKLNETNKKDNDKMRTAAANVAALAAVGGDDMFSKWKLMAQARKQRDGEIDAASRAQPVQGVKKGVAAAATSRKAGSNQVTTTHTRMVRSISVKDMIVVLEREPQMSKSTLLYRLHERIQSDTANASSN, from the exons ATGCTATCTCGTAGTATAGATGCCACACAGTTGAAGGATCCTCATTCACTTGAAGTTCATCCGAGAGGTGCCAATTCTCCCACTGACCCATCACACATTACCCCTTCAACAGTTCAGGTGCAGACTGATTCAAGGCATCCAGTAGCTTCGGATCAAGAAAGGGAGTGCTCCTCAGTTCCTACGCAAGTATTTAACAAGCCACAGAAACAGCAACAACAATTGCACTATTCAGAGTCATCACTTATTATGCATGGAAATGCTGGTGGTACTTTTCACCCGTATTCAGGGACAAGGGTCAATACTTCTGCATTGCCTGTCAAACAGCAACCTTTTGATGCACAACCAAGGCAAAGTCTACAACATCAAAGCATGGGTTCTGCTCAGTCAGGTGGGGAAGCACATGGAATGAACATCATGAGTATGTCCAAAATGGGGAGTCAAAATTCTATGAATGACCCTAGTAGACTGGAAGGTGGATCTTGTTCTCACTTGAACAATAATGCTACTTTAGAACAGAATCCCGTTCCTTGTAAATCGTCAAATAAAGAGCAGAGTTCCAATCCCTTGTCATCAATGGCATATGTCAAACAGGGATCATTTGATCAGACTATTAGGCAGCAACACAACCTCTCATTGCCTGATTCACTGGGATTGCCTTCTGTTTCTGCTGCACTACTTGAACAGGGAAATGCATCATCTGGAATTCCAATGAATGAAGTCTTAGAGAAGGCTTCTAGATTAGGCGCTTCAACATCTGTAAGCATTGCTCCTTCATCATCTAAAAGCACATTGCCCCCAATTTCTGTTTCTCCTTCCATCATAATGCAAGTCAATCCTAGTGTCTCG TTGGGCCCTCAGGTAACATCTGGAACCTCGCCTTCTGGGGCTCGTAAGAAAACCCTTCCAAAAAAACGTTCTCTTGGCCAAAACAAGCCACTCGAAACACTTGGTTCATCACCGTCGCAATCaag TAAGAAGCAAAAAGTATCTGGGACCTTTGTGGATATCGCAGAACTGAATGATGTCACTTCTGTCAGTGGAGTCAATCTCGAG gaagaggaagagcttCTACTTTCAGGGCCCAAGAAGCATAGTAAAGCTTCAGAAGCCTCTGGAAAATTTGtgcaagaagaagaggaagggctGATTTTGCAGAAGGCTCCATTGCAGAAAAAGATAGGGGAAATCA TGGTCAAATGCGGTTTGAAAAGTGTACGACACGATGTAGAGCGATGCTTGTCAATG TGTGTTGAGGAAAGGATGAGGAGGCTTATAAATAATTTGATCCGACTGTCAAAGCag TGGGTTGATGCTGAAAAATCAAGACACCACACTATTACTACTTCTGATGTTCGCCAACAAATTATTGATCTCAATCAGAAGCCTAGGGAAGAACGGAAAGAGAAGCCGGCTGAGGCAGCAAAGCTCTGGAAGCTTAATGAA ACAAACAAAAAGGACAATGACAAAATGAGGACAGCAGCAGCAAATGTTGCTGCCCTTGCGGCTGTTGGGGGAGATGACATGTTCTCAAAATGGAAACTTATGGCACAAGCACGGAAACAACGTGATGGTGAGATTGATGCAGCATCTAGAGCCCAGCCAGTTCAAGGTGTAAAAAAGGGTGTTGCTGCAGCTG CTACTTCCAGAAAAGCCGGAAGTAACCAAGTTACCACGACTCACACAAGGATGGTTCGTAGTATATCAGTCAAGGATATGATTGTTGTCTTGGAAAGGGAACCTCAGATGTCGAAGTCCACTCTGCTGTATCGGTTGCATGAGAGAATCCAATCCGACACTGCTAACGCTTCgtcaaattga